A single genomic interval of Brevibacillus brevis harbors:
- a CDS encoding sulfite exporter TauE/SafE family protein — translation MLVAIAILFVIIGVVAGVIGSIAGLGGGIFFVPALLYFANGYMPGSMNPQVAAATSLIVIAVTALSSSLSYLKQNKVDKQSALLFFIGSAPGAIVGVYLNTLLAVEGFSLLFGLFQLCMFVVLMVKDKIKPRSIKWEVQRHFIDNEGNEYVYGYSKWSVITIAFFVGITSSLFGVGGGILMVPAMMILFRFPPHIATATSMLVIFLSAVVGSITNIFHDNVHWLYAAMLAPGAWAGGKLGAIIASKMKGRTIVLFLRVLILGIAIQMIGEAIFG, via the coding sequence ATGCTTGTAGCAATTGCCATCTTGTTTGTCATCATCGGAGTCGTGGCTGGCGTCATTGGCAGCATCGCGGGTCTGGGTGGCGGAATATTCTTCGTGCCTGCTCTGCTGTATTTTGCGAACGGGTACATGCCTGGATCGATGAACCCGCAAGTAGCAGCGGCGACTTCGCTGATCGTGATTGCGGTAACCGCGCTTTCTTCCTCTCTTTCTTATCTCAAGCAAAACAAAGTAGATAAGCAGAGTGCCCTGCTCTTTTTTATCGGGAGTGCCCCAGGTGCTATTGTGGGCGTGTATCTTAATACATTACTAGCAGTGGAGGGCTTTTCGCTGCTGTTTGGCTTGTTTCAGCTCTGCATGTTCGTCGTATTGATGGTCAAAGACAAAATCAAGCCACGCAGCATTAAGTGGGAAGTCCAACGCCACTTCATCGACAACGAAGGAAATGAATATGTGTACGGGTATAGCAAATGGTCCGTCATTACGATTGCCTTCTTTGTCGGGATAACCTCGTCGCTATTTGGCGTGGGAGGCGGAATCCTGATGGTTCCAGCCATGATGATATTATTTCGCTTCCCGCCACACATTGCCACGGCTACGTCCATGCTGGTCATCTTTTTATCAGCGGTGGTTGGATCAATCACGAATATCTTCCACGACAACGTACACTGGCTGTATGCAGCGATGCTCGCGCCAGGAGCTTGGGCGGGTGGAAAGCTTGGGGCAATTATTGCCAGTAAAATGAAGGGGCGCACTATCGTGCTGTTCTTGCGTGTTCTGATATTGGGAATTGCCATACAAATGATCGGAGAAGCGATTTTTGGATAA
- the yunB gene encoding sporulation protein YunB produces MSGLAVFRPRRRWRNPLSRTKAFLIALVIFFVLTIQTLVFLQNRLEPTLLILATQKAEQLAKEAITDAVTKRISQQGVDFNQIVKIEKNNEGQIQAYQFNFKEYARIVGETTARVQNKLQEFEQEKVDRTIPLGLATGNSFLASMGPNLPVTFVPIGSVKTKLETELKEAGINMVLATVYIFVEVDLRIVIPFATEEQTVTTKIPITHSLIIGDVPTYLYNNPEGKPDVPRIPGDTPNSTP; encoded by the coding sequence GTGTCGGGATTGGCCGTATTTCGACCCCGTCGGCGTTGGAGAAACCCGCTTTCACGTACGAAAGCGTTTTTGATCGCGTTGGTTATCTTTTTTGTTTTGACGATACAGACACTTGTGTTTTTGCAAAATCGATTGGAGCCTACTCTCTTGATTCTGGCGACGCAAAAAGCCGAGCAACTGGCGAAAGAAGCAATAACTGATGCCGTAACCAAGCGGATTTCGCAGCAAGGCGTCGACTTCAATCAGATTGTCAAAATCGAGAAGAACAACGAGGGGCAGATTCAGGCGTATCAGTTCAACTTCAAGGAATATGCGAGAATCGTGGGTGAAACAACAGCGAGAGTCCAGAACAAGCTCCAAGAGTTCGAGCAAGAAAAAGTAGACCGCACGATCCCGCTTGGATTGGCTACCGGGAACTCCTTTTTGGCATCCATGGGGCCGAATTTGCCAGTGACTTTCGTGCCCATCGGCTCGGTCAAGACCAAGCTGGAGACAGAGCTGAAGGAAGCAGGTATCAATATGGTGCTGGCGACGGTATATATTTTCGTGGAGGTCGATCTGCGCATCGTGATCCCTTTTGCGACTGAGGAGCAGACGGTCACGACGAAAATCCCGATCACCCACTCCTTGATCATCGGCGATGTACCGACGTATTTGTACAACAACCCGGAAGGCAAGCCGGATGTGCCGCGGATTCCTGGGGATACACCGAACAGCACTCCGTAA
- the corA gene encoding magnesium/cobalt transporter CorA, whose product MKIRLVQNGIITEIEDIEEAATPPVNGFYWIHAAPFDLDILQPLFGLHHLAVEDCIDEEEQRPKLQNYDDHYFMVINGITFHNHDIFLREINIFLGSSTIITVTKQEAPEFTTMLSIIREKEVNRPDAFLYYLVDQIVDLYFDVTEKIEDLLEDLEEQILMHTKKSHLDQIIGLRSEILYARKMLVPQRDLIDALHKKELPLIQPYLRKYFGDIVEDASKIVESFEAFRELIGNLREAYQAALAGRANDIMRVFTALTTIFMPLTIVTGIYGMNFDVMPELRSPYGYYIVLGCMAAIGTTMFIIFKKKDWL is encoded by the coding sequence ATGAAGATAAGGCTCGTACAAAACGGAATCATCACTGAGATAGAAGACATCGAAGAGGCTGCTACTCCACCTGTGAACGGGTTTTACTGGATTCATGCCGCTCCATTCGATTTGGATATTTTACAGCCGCTGTTCGGACTGCATCATCTGGCTGTCGAGGACTGCATCGACGAGGAAGAACAGCGGCCCAAGCTGCAAAATTACGATGATCATTACTTTATGGTCATCAATGGCATTACCTTCCACAATCATGATATCTTCTTGCGCGAGATCAATATTTTTTTGGGCAGCAGCACCATCATCACCGTAACGAAGCAGGAGGCCCCAGAATTCACTACCATGCTGTCGATCATCCGGGAAAAAGAAGTCAACCGCCCCGATGCGTTTCTGTACTACTTGGTAGACCAAATTGTCGATCTCTATTTTGATGTAACCGAAAAAATTGAGGACCTGCTTGAAGATCTGGAAGAACAAATTTTGATGCACACGAAAAAATCCCATCTGGATCAAATTATCGGGCTGCGCAGTGAGATCTTGTACGCCCGTAAAATGCTCGTTCCCCAGCGGGATTTGATTGACGCCCTACATAAAAAAGAACTCCCGCTGATTCAACCTTATTTGCGGAAGTACTTTGGCGATATTGTAGAGGATGCCAGCAAAATTGTAGAGAGCTTTGAAGCTTTTCGCGAGCTCATTGGAAACTTGCGCGAAGCGTATCAAGCGGCGCTTGCCGGCAGAGCCAACGATATTATGCGTGTTTTTACCGCCTTGACGACGATTTTTATGCCATTGACGATTGTGACGGGGATATACGGGATGAACTTTGATGTGATGCCCGAGCTTCGTTCCCCCTATGGCTACTACATCGTGCTGGGATGTATGGCGGCCATCGGCACGACGATGTTTATCATTTTCAAAAAGAAGGACTGGCTCTGA
- a CDS encoding cysteine dioxygenase, with product MNLERLEQAFGSLVSPTPAQLRHALISLSPCMEQLGPYIPEPLNLPYGRKVLFSTPHVEVVLIHLPADQESIPHNHGDSFGWELVVSGTLTNMIYVQTNIENEVQRAQTTHVSTGECYFVEPGEIHAIRNNGQSPVVSVNVYSPPLRNCRQYCSFEPTT from the coding sequence ATGAATCTGGAACGTCTGGAACAAGCATTTGGGTCCCTCGTTTCGCCTACTCCTGCCCAGCTTAGACACGCTCTCATTTCCCTGTCTCCCTGCATGGAACAGCTCGGTCCATACATCCCGGAGCCGCTAAATCTGCCTTATGGACGCAAAGTATTATTCTCCACGCCACATGTAGAAGTTGTCTTGATCCATCTGCCAGCAGATCAGGAATCCATTCCACATAATCACGGTGACTCTTTTGGATGGGAATTGGTAGTCTCAGGCACGTTAACAAATATGATTTATGTCCAAACGAATATTGAAAATGAAGTTCAACGAGCACAAACAACTCATGTCAGCACGGGTGAATGCTATTTTGTAGAGCCAGGGGAAATTCACGCCATTCGCAACAATGGACAAAGTCCAGTTGTTTCCGTAAACGTTTACAGTCCTCCATTGCGTAATTGCCGCCAATATTGCTCCTTTGAACCGACAACGTAA
- a CDS encoding MFS transporter, whose protein sequence is MNKKWYLYVNALSSLGSRMNLIACSALIFTFEHSAYWMTAFFVARQLGGMLFSPLAGVLADRMNRRRTMIASDLGAGLAVLAIAFYPTPYVLIAAAFLNGMLYTLFHISFQASLPQIFGSEQLVQVNGLKVRLESLVGIMGFMLGGWLTDHYGYTIVIVLDGASFLFSAWILTRLRWEEQGDNVLATSKAASSFRVTLRYLRDTPVLLTISLLAFLVSLSTSAYNYGLPFLADQLRDSDATLHGLMWTAMSVGGLIGSYVAVRLRVKLVNGMLVAYAVFSVGIVGAFAANHAVFVLLLLIFAGLFSGAAQVYESTLLQQAQNELRGKVMGVQGLLSRSGYFAGFLMAPFLAGASTLFGMLVFAQLLFVTGLIGFGLYLVFSPKK, encoded by the coding sequence ATGAATAAGAAATGGTACTTGTATGTCAATGCGTTGTCATCCTTGGGATCACGGATGAATTTGATCGCGTGTAGCGCGTTGATTTTTACATTTGAACATAGTGCTTATTGGATGACCGCTTTTTTCGTTGCAAGGCAATTAGGGGGGATGCTGTTTAGTCCCTTGGCAGGCGTGTTGGCTGATCGAATGAACAGAAGGCGTACCATGATCGCAAGCGACTTGGGGGCCGGTCTTGCTGTTTTGGCCATCGCTTTTTATCCGACGCCGTATGTATTAATCGCAGCGGCTTTTCTCAATGGCATGCTGTATACGCTGTTTCATATTAGCTTTCAGGCATCCTTGCCACAAATTTTTGGGAGTGAGCAACTGGTTCAGGTCAATGGATTAAAGGTCAGGCTGGAGTCATTGGTAGGCATCATGGGCTTCATGCTGGGAGGATGGCTGACAGATCACTATGGTTATACGATTGTGATCGTTTTGGATGGCGCCAGCTTTCTTTTCTCTGCATGGATTCTGACGAGACTTCGTTGGGAGGAGCAGGGAGACAATGTGCTTGCTACGTCAAAAGCAGCGAGCAGCTTTCGTGTCACCCTTCGGTACTTGCGGGATACACCTGTGCTTCTGACGATTAGCCTGTTAGCTTTTCTCGTATCGCTCAGTACGTCTGCGTATAATTACGGGTTGCCTTTTTTGGCGGATCAATTGCGTGATAGTGACGCTACTTTGCACGGATTAATGTGGACGGCGATGAGCGTCGGAGGCTTGATTGGCTCTTATGTGGCCGTTCGGTTGCGGGTGAAGCTGGTGAATGGGATGCTCGTTGCTTATGCTGTTTTTTCCGTGGGAATTGTAGGGGCATTCGCGGCAAACCATGCTGTGTTTGTGCTTTTGCTCTTGATTTTCGCGGGTCTATTTTCCGGCGCAGCACAGGTTTATGAGAGCACGCTTCTGCAACAAGCCCAAAATGAGCTGCGCGGCAAGGTGATGGGGGTGCAGGGGCTTCTGAGTCGAAGCGGGTATTTCGCTGGTTTTCTTATGGCTCCATTCCTGGCGGGTGCCTCCACTTTATTTGGAATGCTGGTCTTTGCCCAATTGCTATTTGTCACAGGGCTGATCGGATTTGGCTTGTACCTGGTTTTTTCTCCCAAAAAATAG
- a CDS encoding DUF6154 family protein, with protein MRFIDEVYELYRGHFNGDEEDITAVVVGILAEQSRDDLLDLVEEMDGEELFHMLATYMIEVMKRKVAMEDEHFPTSVVH; from the coding sequence ATGCGCTTCATTGATGAAGTATACGAGCTGTACAGAGGACATTTTAATGGCGATGAAGAGGATATTACAGCGGTTGTCGTCGGCATTCTCGCGGAGCAGTCTCGGGATGATTTACTGGACTTGGTCGAGGAAATGGACGGGGAAGAGCTGTTTCACATGCTCGCGACGTATATGATTGAAGTCATGAAACGAAAAGTCGCGATGGAGGATGAGCACTTTCCGACAAGCGTCGTGCATTAA
- a CDS encoding bifunctional metallophosphatase/5'-nucleotidase, producing the protein MADTCTLHILHTNDLHSHFDTMPRIATCLSMHREEWEGRGEHVLTVDIGDHMDRMDIRSEASFGKTNVEIMNRSGIQYATIGNNEGITLPKDKLNELYTDAHSTIITGNLFEPTTHSVPSWAVPYAIHTVGELRLAILGMTIPFGPSYQSMGWEIKEPIPILREQIAALRSSVDVVILLSHLGYQTDCVLASEVDGLDIILGGHSHRTLPHGERMGGTLITQAGRFGEYVGHVELVWDGKHKRIIDMQAELFQTEQYQSDETLSQFIESEKVWAENRLFQPIVQLEQDMHIGWTEETPYGSFIAASIRKWTGAEIGMANGGLLLADLPRGSLSFADLLHSMPHPINACAVTITGAQLTTVLEQAIQPEMVHRELRGYGFRGKIEGWMCVDGLHIRYSDDDQPQIIQIEVNGQPLDRERLYRVGTIDMFMYNRMFPDLLLGSEVTFFLPEMLREVLATTIQDQQMLQNAFRPRWEKISSTSKNQS; encoded by the coding sequence GTGGCAGACACCTGTACCTTACACATTTTGCACACGAATGACTTGCACAGCCATTTTGATACGATGCCGCGAATTGCAACCTGCCTGAGCATGCACCGAGAAGAGTGGGAGGGCAGGGGAGAGCATGTGCTGACGGTCGATATTGGAGACCATATGGATCGAATGGATATCCGATCGGAAGCGAGCTTTGGGAAAACAAACGTCGAGATCATGAACCGAAGCGGGATTCAATACGCGACGATTGGAAACAACGAAGGCATCACACTCCCAAAAGACAAGTTGAATGAACTGTACACAGATGCACACTCCACGATCATTACGGGCAATCTGTTTGAGCCAACAACACATTCAGTCCCGTCTTGGGCAGTACCATACGCCATTCATACCGTAGGCGAGCTGCGGCTAGCGATTTTGGGAATGACAATTCCCTTTGGCCCCTCCTATCAAAGTATGGGATGGGAGATCAAGGAGCCAATCCCGATTTTGCGTGAGCAGATTGCGGCGCTTCGCTCGTCTGTGGATGTTGTCATTTTGCTATCGCATCTCGGTTATCAGACAGATTGTGTGCTGGCTAGTGAAGTCGATGGGCTAGATATCATTTTGGGTGGACACTCTCACCGGACACTGCCCCATGGAGAACGAATGGGAGGCACCTTGATCACACAAGCTGGACGATTTGGCGAGTATGTGGGTCATGTAGAACTCGTCTGGGACGGGAAGCATAAAAGGATTATAGATATGCAAGCAGAGCTTTTTCAGACGGAACAGTACCAGTCAGACGAAACATTGAGCCAGTTCATTGAGAGTGAAAAAGTATGGGCAGAGAATCGTTTGTTTCAGCCGATTGTTCAATTGGAGCAAGACATGCACATCGGCTGGACGGAGGAGACCCCCTATGGTTCCTTCATTGCAGCAAGTATTCGCAAATGGACGGGGGCTGAGATCGGCATGGCAAATGGAGGACTGTTGCTTGCTGATCTGCCTCGAGGCAGCTTGTCTTTTGCCGATTTGTTGCACAGTATGCCCCACCCGATCAATGCCTGTGCGGTCACGATTACAGGCGCGCAGCTCACTACTGTCCTGGAGCAAGCTATTCAACCGGAAATGGTTCATCGGGAGCTGCGAGGGTACGGTTTTCGCGGAAAAATAGAAGGCTGGATGTGTGTGGACGGATTGCACATCCGCTACAGTGACGATGACCAGCCGCAAATTATCCAGATTGAAGTCAACGGGCAACCGCTTGATCGCGAGCGTCTGTATCGAGTTGGGACGATCGACATGTTTATGTACAATCGCATGTTTCCCGATTTGCTGCTCGGCAGTGAGGTTACGTTTTTCTTGCCCGAGATGCTGCGGGAAGTGCTCGCCACCACGATACAGGACCAACAGATGCTACAAAACGCGTTTCGGCCACGTTGGGAAAAGATATCGTCAACGTCAAAAAACCAATCGTAG
- a CDS encoding globin-coupled sensor protein gives MSTCPFSTFFGLKGKGKSESFFQGVKEKGEVHIVGKNTLAKQLAMINLTEEELTIVKALQPLIIQNIDAIVDYFYASIENEPILMKIVNQNSTIERLKLTLNRHISEMFSGRIDSAYIEQRSRIAVIHMRIGLEPKWYLSAFQNMMVSLIDLLQKNIADKDEFVRALTAVTKILSIEQQIVLEEYENEHEKARRAEQDKKDELRILLTNSAHELAAVSEENSASVVQLTEQSREVLRFAENGTGFSTKAQDLSREGKEKLEKQQEQMCLIQSSVKQISEEMNAMEENAEKIQGIVEVVTAIAEQTNLLALNAAIEAARAGEQGRGFAVVADEVRKLAEQTKKSVFGVRELIEKTNQQTVVLSSVVIEIQALVQSSTAVVNETNAFFEGIMSAVSDSKEQSSRIQRELENFFKVMEDMNQAVAQVASSADELSEITENL, from the coding sequence ATGAGCACATGTCCGTTTTCCACCTTTTTTGGGTTGAAAGGGAAAGGAAAAAGTGAATCTTTTTTTCAGGGGGTGAAGGAAAAGGGGGAAGTGCATATTGTAGGGAAAAACACCCTCGCAAAGCAACTAGCAATGATCAACCTGACCGAAGAAGAACTGACCATTGTGAAAGCACTTCAGCCACTTATCATTCAAAATATTGACGCTATTGTCGACTATTTTTATGCCAGTATTGAAAATGAACCGATTTTAATGAAGATTGTAAACCAAAACAGCACGATTGAACGGTTGAAATTAACGTTGAACCGCCATATCTCCGAAATGTTTAGCGGACGCATCGACAGCGCTTATATTGAACAGCGCAGTAGAATTGCGGTTATTCATATGCGAATTGGCTTGGAACCAAAATGGTACTTGAGTGCCTTCCAAAACATGATGGTTTCCTTGATTGATCTCTTGCAAAAAAACATCGCGGACAAGGATGAATTCGTACGAGCCCTCACAGCCGTCACGAAGATTCTAAGCATCGAACAGCAAATTGTGCTGGAGGAATATGAAAACGAGCATGAAAAGGCACGGCGAGCGGAACAAGACAAAAAGGACGAGCTGCGAATCCTCCTGACCAATTCTGCACATGAGCTGGCAGCGGTCTCAGAAGAAAACAGCGCGTCAGTTGTGCAATTGACAGAACAGTCGAGAGAAGTGCTTCGTTTTGCTGAAAATGGCACGGGCTTTTCCACGAAAGCACAAGACCTGTCCCGTGAAGGCAAAGAAAAGCTGGAAAAACAACAAGAGCAAATGTGCTTGATTCAGAGCAGCGTCAAGCAAATCTCGGAAGAAATGAACGCGATGGAGGAAAACGCAGAAAAAATCCAAGGGATTGTAGAGGTCGTGACGGCAATTGCTGAGCAGACAAATCTTTTGGCATTAAATGCTGCGATTGAAGCAGCACGTGCTGGTGAACAGGGACGTGGATTTGCCGTCGTAGCCGATGAGGTACGCAAGCTGGCAGAACAGACCAAAAAGTCGGTTTTCGGTGTGCGTGAACTGATCGAGAAGACGAATCAACAGACAGTGGTCCTCTCGTCTGTCGTGATAGAAATTCAAGCGTTGGTCCAATCGAGCACGGCGGTAGTAAACGAGACGAATGCCTTTTTTGAAGGAATCATGAGCGCTGTCTCAGACAGTAAAGAACAGAGCTCACGGATTCAGCGGGAGCTGGAAAACTTCTTCAAAGTCATGGAGGATATGAACCAAGCGGTTGCACAGGTAGCCAGCTCTGCGGATGAGCTATCGGAAATAACAGAAAACCTGTAA
- a CDS encoding DUF72 domain-containing protein, whose translation MTTIQVGVCGWGDQHELYVQGVRNRDKLSVYASHFPIVEVDSSFYAILPQRNYESWVKDTPDRFGFIVKPHQGMTGHQRGESSGSRRELFRQFEESIQPVVEAGKLKALLFQFPPWFDCTREHVQYVTACRQAMQAYPFAVEFRHQSWFESRYSERTLDFLHKIEATHVVCDEPQVGKGSVPIVPAVTKPSLALVRFHGRNKAGWRDPGEGQNWRDVRYLYRYSETELAEWVEHIRLLEREADEVCILFNNNSGGDAAANAKQFSEMLGLAPTGLNPRQMDLFST comes from the coding sequence ATGACTACGATACAAGTGGGAGTTTGCGGCTGGGGCGATCAGCACGAATTGTACGTACAAGGTGTACGCAATCGAGACAAGCTGTCGGTATATGCCAGCCACTTTCCAATTGTAGAGGTGGATAGTTCTTTTTACGCTATTTTACCACAGCGCAATTACGAATCGTGGGTGAAGGATACACCTGATCGATTTGGTTTTATTGTCAAGCCGCATCAGGGGATGACAGGGCATCAACGCGGGGAGAGTTCGGGAAGCAGACGGGAATTGTTTCGTCAGTTCGAAGAGAGCATTCAGCCGGTCGTAGAGGCTGGCAAGCTCAAAGCATTGCTGTTTCAGTTTCCGCCGTGGTTTGATTGTACGCGAGAGCATGTCCAGTATGTGACCGCTTGTCGCCAAGCCATGCAGGCGTATCCGTTTGCGGTGGAGTTTCGCCATCAAAGTTGGTTTGAATCACGGTATTCGGAGCGAACGCTGGATTTCTTGCACAAGATAGAAGCGACACATGTCGTATGTGATGAACCACAAGTCGGAAAAGGCTCGGTCCCGATTGTTCCTGCCGTGACGAAGCCATCCTTGGCGTTGGTCCGCTTTCATGGGCGCAACAAAGCGGGCTGGCGTGATCCCGGAGAGGGGCAAAATTGGCGAGATGTCCGTTATTTATATCGATACAGTGAGACAGAGCTTGCAGAGTGGGTTGAACACATCAGACTGCTCGAACGGGAAGCGGATGAAGTCTGCATTTTGTTCAACAATAACTCTGGAGGAGATGCAGCAGCGAATGCGAAGCAATTTTCGGAGATGCTTGGCCTTGCACCTACTGGTCTGAATCCTCGTCAGATGGACCTGTTCTCCACGTAG
- a CDS encoding DUF2804 domain-containing protein, translating to MSLIEKELTQPLSLCDQKGRLLPEAIGWSRYPLHDCQFSGHWLRRKKWNFWFITAPECAMSIAMVNLDYAGIVFVHFIDLTTGETADSAVTVPFGAGIRLGATVDEPCHFTSRKLSVSFQPGASGTSVEATAICPGDKTLSLDIVIDPPSESLNVVIPWSAERFQFTSKQTARPVHGTIAYNGKTYLLDPQNAFASLDFGRGVWPYHTRWNWTTCSFRHAEGVAGFNFGRGWTDGTGMTENGLMIDGVLYKLSEQIHFSYDPDNRMLPWTLASEESSAVRLTFTPLFARTEHKNFALVRTTLHQVIGRYDGTLSTPDGKTIAVQSKIGICEEQSARW from the coding sequence ATGTCACTGATCGAAAAAGAGTTAACGCAGCCTCTTTCATTATGTGATCAAAAGGGCCGCTTACTTCCCGAAGCAATTGGCTGGTCCCGGTATCCGTTGCATGACTGCCAATTTAGCGGGCATTGGCTTCGCCGGAAAAAATGGAATTTTTGGTTTATCACCGCGCCTGAATGTGCAATGTCGATTGCGATGGTCAATCTGGATTACGCTGGCATTGTCTTTGTCCATTTTATTGATCTAACGACAGGGGAAACGGCGGACAGTGCCGTAACGGTTCCTTTTGGTGCAGGGATTCGACTGGGTGCCACTGTAGATGAACCTTGCCATTTTACGAGTCGCAAGCTCTCTGTCTCCTTTCAGCCCGGAGCCAGTGGAACGAGCGTAGAAGCGACTGCTATTTGTCCCGGCGATAAAACTCTTTCGCTCGACATCGTGATTGATCCGCCATCCGAGTCCTTAAATGTCGTCATTCCGTGGAGTGCGGAGCGCTTTCAGTTCACTTCAAAGCAAACGGCGCGGCCTGTGCACGGCACCATTGCCTATAACGGGAAAACCTATTTACTCGATCCGCAGAATGCGTTTGCCAGTCTGGATTTTGGACGTGGCGTTTGGCCGTATCACACTCGCTGGAACTGGACGACCTGCTCTTTCCGTCACGCGGAGGGTGTCGCAGGCTTTAACTTTGGCAGGGGCTGGACGGACGGAACGGGTATGACCGAAAATGGCTTGATGATCGATGGTGTCCTCTACAAGCTGAGTGAACAAATTCATTTTTCCTACGATCCTGACAACCGGATGCTCCCTTGGACGCTTGCGAGTGAAGAATCGTCTGCGGTACGCCTTACCTTTACGCCGCTTTTTGCTCGAACCGAGCACAAAAATTTTGCATTGGTGCGAACCACTCTGCATCAAGTAATCGGCCGATATGACGGGACGCTCTCGACACCTGATGGAAAAACAATTGCGGTGCAAAGCAAGATCGGAATCTGTGAAGAACAATCTGCCCGTTGGTAA
- a CDS encoding YunC family protein, with translation MVEVVPIHFPEGTAIAVTVRLPKTTLLAVTTDHGYIMCGALDVGLLNERLAAREILAGRAVGVKTIQELLDAPLESVTTTAEEKGITAGMIGRDAVVKML, from the coding sequence ATGGTCGAGGTAGTGCCAATCCACTTCCCGGAGGGGACGGCAATTGCTGTCACCGTTCGTTTGCCCAAGACGACGCTATTGGCTGTAACGACCGATCATGGCTACATCATGTGTGGAGCACTGGATGTGGGGCTCTTAAACGAGAGGTTGGCAGCGAGGGAAATTCTTGCCGGTCGTGCAGTAGGGGTCAAGACCATACAGGAATTGCTGGATGCGCCGCTGGAGTCTGTGACGACGACGGCGGAGGAGAAGGGGATTACGGCTGGCATGATTGGACGGGATGCTGTCGTAAAAATGCTGTAA
- a CDS encoding HD-GYP domain-containing protein: MRLKSIQKCQPGDKLARSIYTENGTILVGAGVELTQRMIARLKNKNVNSLYIQDKRTDDIIVETVISENTRRQAMSMIHDTFRTVHQVPDKWQQLFSDKGLGRKLRDVMQTVADELNNNDSAMNLLADACAFDNYIFTHSFNVALYSTALAINTGCSEKDVLEISIGGMLHDIGKVHIPDDILKKPGRLTQEEFEIMKRHTEIGFEMLRRQDDIPLLAAHCAFQHHERWDGSGYPRHLKQEEIHPFGRLMAVADVFDALTSHRVYRRGMLPHEAMEVLYSGSGKLFDQVYVEALRNTIALYPVGLTVTLNNGLSGVVVDSNKGMPSRPIVRVLVDEEGRDIEHPYECDLSKMLTLMIIACGDLV; this comes from the coding sequence ATGCGACTGAAATCCATTCAAAAATGCCAGCCGGGTGATAAACTGGCTCGTTCCATCTATACAGAGAATGGAACGATTCTCGTTGGCGCCGGAGTAGAACTAACCCAACGAATGATAGCTCGACTTAAAAACAAAAACGTGAACAGTCTCTACATCCAAGACAAGCGCACGGATGATATCATTGTGGAGACAGTCATTTCCGAAAATACTCGCAGACAAGCAATGTCCATGATTCACGATACATTCCGAACCGTTCATCAAGTCCCGGACAAATGGCAGCAGCTTTTTTCGGACAAGGGTTTGGGACGTAAGCTGCGGGATGTCATGCAAACCGTTGCGGATGAATTGAACAATAATGATTCAGCCATGAATTTATTGGCAGATGCTTGCGCCTTCGACAATTACATATTCACGCACTCATTTAACGTTGCCTTGTATAGCACAGCTCTTGCCATCAATACCGGCTGTTCGGAAAAAGATGTGTTGGAGATTAGTATTGGCGGTATGCTCCACGACATCGGAAAAGTGCATATCCCAGACGATATACTGAAAAAGCCTGGCCGCCTTACACAAGAAGAATTTGAAATCATGAAAAGACATACAGAGATCGGTTTTGAAATGCTGCGTCGGCAAGACGACATCCCTCTGCTTGCAGCCCACTGCGCTTTTCAGCATCACGAGCGCTGGGATGGCTCCGGTTATCCACGGCACCTGAAACAAGAAGAGATTCATCCGTTTGGTCGCTTGATGGCAGTGGCCGACGTATTCGATGCCCTGACGTCGCATCGGGTATACCGTCGAGGAATGCTCCCTCACGAAGCGATGGAGGTGCTCTACTCCGGTTCAGGCAAACTGTTTGACCAAGTCTATGTGGAGGCTTTGCGAAATACGATTGCACTCTACCCTGTTGGTCTGACCGTCACCCTGAACAATGGTCTGTCTGGTGTCGTTGTCGATTCGAACAAAGGAATGCCGAGCCGTCCGATCGTCAGAGTCCTGGTGGATGAAGAAGGTCGGGATATCGAGCATCCTTATGAGTGTGACTTGTCCAAAATGCTGACGCTGATGATCATTGCTTGTGGCGATTTGGTATAA